One Helianthus annuus cultivar XRQ/B chromosome 7, HanXRQr2.0-SUNRISE, whole genome shotgun sequence genomic region harbors:
- the LOC110866827 gene encoding uncharacterized protein LOC110866827, with the protein MGRKRTCGMKWQDFCELVKQKFYPMHLKEQIEEKFLNLRMKGAKVREYTKTFFKYSQLVPYLAKPESNLIQHNIWGLVSEIRDTVKVAMPRTIDSVVELAGLLIDRMVRTQEENKEKEVKKKGDQEMKRSDKKSGRKDFQISECKICKKKHLEDGTRVFKSECPKINQQGGNEVRRNQAGRNQAGGSGVGGNGGAKKGNARAFVLNTREVAQVPDVITGFDFVLGMEWLATNQARILRDKKAIELRAPPREKITIYGDKLSTPIRIISVMKAAKCIRKGCLAYLISLSTGNKENKIEDVPVVAEYADVFPDELPGLPPDREVEFKINLIPGTTPIAKSPYRLAPTKMQELKKQLEELLEKGFISVANPFYTLFLIQSRTWSDPILY; encoded by the exons ATGGGTAGGAAGAGAACGTGTGGAATGAAGTGGCAAGATTTTTGTGAACTGGTGAAGCAGAAATTTTATCCCATGCACTTGAAGGAGCAGATTGAAGAAAAGTTTCTAAATCTTAGGATGAAAGGAGCGAAAGTTCGAGAATATACCAAGACGTTCTTCAAGTATTCTCAACTGGTACCATATCTGGCGAAACCGGAATCAAACTTGATCCAACATAATATTTGGGGTCTTGTTAGTGAGATCAGGGACACAGTGAAGGTTGCTATGCCTAGAACCATCGATTCAGTTGTGGAGTTGGCTGGATTGCTGATAGATAGGATGGTGAGAACACAGGAGGAGAACAAGGAAAAGGAGGTGAAGAAGAAGGGTGATCAGGAGATGAAAAGAAGTGACAAGAAGTCAGGACGAAAGGATTTTCAAATTTCTGAGTGCAagatttgcaaaaagaaacatctGGAAGAT GGAACAAGGGTATTCAAGTCAGAATGTCCGAAAATAAACCAACAAGGTGGAAATGAAGTTAGAAGAAACCAGGCGGGTAGAAATCAAGCAGGTGGAAGTGGAGTTGGTGGAAATGGTGGAGCAAAGAAAGGAAATGCACGAGCGTTTGTGCTAAACACTCGTGAGGTTGCTCAAGTACCGGAcgtgattactg GATTTGATTTCGTACTTGGAATGGAATGGTTAGCAACTAATCAGGCTCGAATCCTCCGTGACAAGAAAGCCATTGAACTTCGAGCGCCGCCAAGAGAAAAGATAACTATTTATGGCGATAAGTTAAGTACCCCGATCAGAATCATCTCTGTAATGAAAGCAGCAAAGTGTATAAGGAAAGGATGCTTAGCATACCTAATTTCCTTATCAACAGGTAATAAAGAAAATAAGATTGAAGATGTACCAGTCGTGGCAGAGTATGCAGATGTGTTTCCTGACGAACTACCAGGACTACCACCAGATCGCGAGGTGgagttcaaaataaatctaatACCGGGTACAACACCAATTGCTAAGTCTCCCTACCGTCTGGCACCAACTAAGATGCAAGAGTTAAAGAAACAGTTAGAAGAGCTGTTAGAGAAGGGTTTTATCTCTGTTGCAAATCCTTTCTATACGTTATTTTTGATCCAATCTCGCACTTGGTCTGATCCTATTCTTTACTAA